Proteins encoded within one genomic window of Triticum aestivum cultivar Chinese Spring chromosome 2D, IWGSC CS RefSeq v2.1, whole genome shotgun sequence:
- the LOC123048346 gene encoding defensin Tk-AMP-D1.1 — protein sequence MASSHKFFPAVLLLLLLVVAMEVAPAQAEEPRVCETDSTRFKGICMVGTNCANICLTEGFTSGKCSGLKRKCICTKPC from the exons ATGGCGTCATCACACAAGTTCTTCccggccgtcctcctcctcctgctgctggttGTCGCCATGG AGgtggcgccggcgcaggcggaggagCCGAGGGTGTGCGAGACGGATAGCACTCGGTTCAAGGGGATATGCATGGTTGGCACAAACTGCGCCAACATTTGCCTCACCGAGGGCTTCACCAGCGGCAAGTGCTCTGGCTTGAAGAGGAAGTGCATTTGCACCAAACCATGCTAG